Sequence from the Leptospira montravelensis genome:
AAAATAAAAAACCACGACAAGGGGATTTACTTTCGACTCCACCACTTCGCAGGATGATTCCTGTTCTAGGTGGTCCTTTCGCTAATCTAGTGTTAGGTTTTGTTTTGTTATTTATATTGGAATTATCAGGAGATAGTCCTTCTTCCAATCGAATTTTTATCGAAGATGCAAACAAGGTTTCGAGCCCTGCTTACACCGCTGGTCTTCGCACTGGGGATCAAATAGTTTCCATCAATGGGAAAAAAACAGAAAGTTTTGAAGATATTTTTACCAATGTAAGTTTGACTACGGGTGATCCAATTGAAGTTACTTATAAACGCGAAGAAGAAGTAAAGACCGTACAAATTGTACCTAATTTATATTCTGCCGGTGGACATCCTACTATTGGAGTGATGCCATTTGGAGAAAGACGAGTGGTGGCCACTTTTACCTATGGGGAACAACTCAGCCATTTTATGGCAAACGTAATCGATCGTGAAGATAAATCATCTGTTTACTTTCAGGAAAAAATTGAAGAACGAAAAGACGAAATTCCAGAAGAACTTTTAAAACTGAGAGAGATCCAAGAACGCGAAAAATCCCTTCGTAGGCGTGCTCTATCTTTTCTAAAAGATGGGGATATGATTTTGCAAGTGGCAGGTGTCGATGTTCATACTGTCCCTGAGTTACAAACAGAACTAGGAAAACACCAAGGGAAAACCATTCCTGTAGTTGTGGAAAGAAAAACCTATCCACTCCTCACTCCTTGGGCTACAGAAACTGTAACAATCCAAATCCCCGTGTTAGGTGCCAATGTATTTGAGTTTTGGGACATTAGACATCCAAAGTTTCCTGAACTCGGGATTCCCTATTTCCGTTTGGATAGTTACGATGCAGAAATTGAGAATCGACTTTCGAATATAAAAATTGAAGGCAAAACCTTTGAAAAAGCAGAGGCACTCAGCGAATACTTAAAACAATCCTCTGGCAGAAAAGATATTTGGATTGGGAATATGAAATATTCTGCCGATGCCAATTTGAAACCCATAGGTCTTCTTGGTTTTCGTGCTTCTATGAAGTTTGAAGCAGAAAAGTTACAGAAAGAATCAACCGTATACTCATCATTAGTTGGTGCATCCGATAAAGTTTATGAAAACGTATCCACTACCTTAAAAGGAATAGGAATGTTGTTTTCAGGATTACTTTCGCCAAAAGAAAATCTTTCTGGACCCATTGGGATTGTACAAATTGCAGGAATTAGTCTAGAATATGGTTGGGTGACTTACCTTGACTTTGTTGCGAAAATTTCACTCGCCCTTATGGTTATGAATTTATTACCCATTCCTATGGCGGACGGCGGACATATTGTACTCTATGCGTATGAAGCCATTACTGGTAGACCACTCCCAAGAAAAGCCATCGAAGCAATATTTCGATTGGGATTTTTCTTTCTCATTGGGCTTGGGCTTTATGTTTCGTTTAATGATGTGATGCGTATTTTTTAATTTTTGATAATTTGAATTGTAGATAAATAAAAGAGAAAAGATCGATGAAAGCTAGTTCCTATTTGATACCTACGGCAAAAGAAGATCCGCAAGATGCGGTGGTTGCCTCTCATAAACTGATGACAAGGGCGGGCCTCATTCGTAAGTCTGCCGCAGGTTTGTATTCCTATTTGCCACTTGGGCTCAGAATTTTGAAAAAAATTGAAGGCATTGTTCGTTCGGAAATGGACAGAGCTGGTGCCTTGGAATTCCAACTTCCCATTTTAACACCTAGTGAAATTTGGAAAGAGTCTGGTCGTTGGGATAAAATGGGGAAAGAGATGTT
This genomic interval carries:
- a CDS encoding site-2 protease family protein translates to MIIMIFGAVFMLAVSIFIHELGHLLCGKLVGVEARIFSLGYGKGIWKKRIGKTIYQITAIPIGGYVLFRGDDYSKNKKPRQGDLLSTPPLRRMIPVLGGPFANLVLGFVLLFILELSGDSPSSNRIFIEDANKVSSPAYTAGLRTGDQIVSINGKKTESFEDIFTNVSLTTGDPIEVTYKREEEVKTVQIVPNLYSAGGHPTIGVMPFGERRVVATFTYGEQLSHFMANVIDREDKSSVYFQEKIEERKDEIPEELLKLREIQEREKSLRRRALSFLKDGDMILQVAGVDVHTVPELQTELGKHQGKTIPVVVERKTYPLLTPWATETVTIQIPVLGANVFEFWDIRHPKFPELGIPYFRLDSYDAEIENRLSNIKIEGKTFEKAEALSEYLKQSSGRKDIWIGNMKYSADANLKPIGLLGFRASMKFEAEKLQKESTVYSSLVGASDKVYENVSTTLKGIGMLFSGLLSPKENLSGPIGIVQIAGISLEYGWVTYLDFVAKISLALMVMNLLPIPMADGGHIVLYAYEAITGRPLPRKAIEAIFRLGFFFLIGLGLYVSFNDVMRIF